CCATCGCAGAACCCGGAACCGGGCTGCTGCCCGCCGGCGATGTGGTTCACCAGATGCGTGACCTGCTTGACCTGTCAGAAGGCGTGGGAAATTGACAACCTGAATCAATGTATATTAAACTGATTCTGCAAAACCCGACACATACAACCCATACGACTGTCACACCACTCAACTGCGAGTCCATATCCTTCACAGAGCCATCGCCTCAAGTTGTATTCTCGGGCAGCATCAAAACGCATCATCTTGTTTAAAATCCGTATGATCGAGCCCTCAATCAAAAAATGAAAATTCCTATACTATTAAATTTTTTGCCGCGGATCTGCGCGGATCTTTCTTTTATGATTAATAACCGAAAGCGGCTTATTTTTTTGCGTTTCTTGCGACGCTTTGCGGCTGTCAATAGCTCTTTGGGAGCGGAATGAGGACCGCTGTCGCTTGAGGACCACTTCGTTTGAGGCAAAAGATAAAAAGTAAGATATTTTTATTTTATAACAGCCAGGAGGTCTTCCATGAAATCCATCGAACAGCTGATGACACTGGAGCCGGGTCTTGAATACCTGGGCCTGACCAATTTAAAGAAAGTCCACTGGAACCATTGCACGCCCATGCTTTACGAACATGCGGTTCAAAAAGGAGAGGCGATGATCACTCACCTGGGCCCGCTGGCACTGGTACATCCCGGCAAAAGCACGGGACGCGCCCCCAGAGACCGGTTTATCGTCAAAGACGAAAACACCGCAAACAAGATCCACTGGGGAGATGTCAATGTCCCATGCAAGCCCAAAAACTTTGATTTTGTGTTTGAACGCGTCAAGGCCTATCTGCAGGACCGGGAAATCTATGTGGAAGATGCCTATGCCGGCGCAGATGAAACCTACCGGGTGCCGATCCGGGTGATCACCGAATTTGCCTGGCAGGCCCTGTTTGCCAGGAATCTGCTGATTCGCGTCCGGGACCGCAGCCTGCTGCCCGATTTCAAGCCCGGGTTTACGGTGTTTGCCTTACCGAAATTTTTGGGAAATCCCGAGCTGGACGAACTGAATTCGGAAACGTTTATTCTTGTCAACTTTACCCGTAAAATCATATTGATCGGCGGCACCTATTACGGCGGTGAGATCAAAAAAAGCGTATTTACCGTGTTGAACTATCTGCTGCCTCAGCAGAAGGTACTTTCCATGCACTGCAGCGCCAATGTCGGCAAAGACGGCGACACCGCTCTTTTTTTCGGCCTTTCCGGAACCGGCAAGACCACCCTTTCGGCTGATCCGGCCCGATCCCTGATCGGTGATGACGAACACGGCTGGAGCGACAGCGGCATCTTCAATTTTGAAGGCGGATGCTACGCCAAGGTCATCCGCCTGTCGAAAAAAGCGGAACCGGAGATATACGAAACCACCCGGAAATTCGGCACCATCCTTGAAAATGTGGCCGTAGACCCGGTCACCCGCATAACTGATCTGGACGATGACAGCATTACGGAAAACACCCGCGCCGCCTACCCCATCACCCATCTGGACAATATTATCCGGGAAGGCAAAGCCGGTCATCCGGAGAACATCATCTTTTTGACCTGTGATGCCTTCGGCGTGCTGCCACCTGTTTCCAGGCTGACCCCGGATCAGGCCATCTACCATTTCCTTCTGGGCTATACCGCCAAGGTGGCCGGAACCGAAGAAGGGATAACCGAACCTCAGGCCACGTTCAGCACCTGTTTCGGGGCACCGTTCATGCCGCTTCACCCCAGTGAATATGCCCGGCTGCTTGGGGAAAAGATTGAGCAGCACCGCGTCACCTGCTGGCTGGTCAATACCGGGTGGACCGGAGGGCCTTACGGTATCGGCTACCGGATCGCTATCGAAAATACCCGCGCACTGCTCAATGCGGCCCTGGGGGGAAACCTCAATGAGGCAGATTATATCAAAGATCCCGTATTCGGTCTTCGCGTGCCCGCAAAATGCCCGGGAGTGCCTTCGGAAATATTGATCCCCAGAAATACCTGGACCGATAAAGCTGCGTATGACCTGAAGGCCGAAGCACTTGCCCGAAGCTTTATCGATAATTTCAGACAGTATGAAACGCTGGTTCCCGAAAGTGTCAGACATGCCGGTCCCCGGTTATGAGTAGCCATAGCGTAAAGAGTGCGGGGGA
The window above is part of the Desulfobacterales bacterium genome. Proteins encoded here:
- the pckA gene encoding phosphoenolpyruvate carboxykinase (ATP) — translated: MKSIEQLMTLEPGLEYLGLTNLKKVHWNHCTPMLYEHAVQKGEAMITHLGPLALVHPGKSTGRAPRDRFIVKDENTANKIHWGDVNVPCKPKNFDFVFERVKAYLQDREIYVEDAYAGADETYRVPIRVITEFAWQALFARNLLIRVRDRSLLPDFKPGFTVFALPKFLGNPELDELNSETFILVNFTRKIILIGGTYYGGEIKKSVFTVLNYLLPQQKVLSMHCSANVGKDGDTALFFGLSGTGKTTLSADPARSLIGDDEHGWSDSGIFNFEGGCYAKVIRLSKKAEPEIYETTRKFGTILENVAVDPVTRITDLDDDSITENTRAAYPITHLDNIIREGKAGHPENIIFLTCDAFGVLPPVSRLTPDQAIYHFLLGYTAKVAGTEEGITEPQATFSTCFGAPFMPLHPSEYARLLGEKIEQHRVTCWLVNTGWTGGPYGIGYRIAIENTRALLNAALGGNLNEADYIKDPVFGLRVPAKCPGVPSEILIPRNTWTDKAAYDLKAEALARSFIDNFRQYETLVPESVRHAGPRL